The Stigmatella aurantiaca DW4/3-1 genome contains the following window.
CGGCTCGCTCATCAACCCGGGGGCGGCCGGGCTTCTTCTTCTTCTTGGGAGCTGGAAGCAGCGGAACGACTCGCTCCCACAGCGCATCCGGTACGAGATCGCGAACCATGAAGCCCAAGTGTTCATGGGCCTGGCTTCCGTCCACCCTCCCTTTCAAACCTTACTTTTGTTAGGCGCTCTTAATCGGTGCGGTGGCCCACGCGGGCGCGTGCTCGACTGGCACTATGTGTACGCAGTCACTCCCCAAGGTGAAGTGGTAGCTGAGGCCCCGCCACCACGAGCCGAACCTCTTCCGGCCGAGCCCGAGCCCTATCGCCCAAGCACTCCTTCGCCCGAGCCAACACCCTCACCTGCCGTTCCCCTACCGGGCACGGGCACCGGTACGCCCGCGTCGGCGCCACCACCGGCCTCTTCTCCTCCGCCCGCGCCCGCCCCTAAGCCTGCGGCTGTTCCTTCTCCAGCGTCACCGCCACCTACCCCACCGCCACCCGCTGCGCCAGGGTGAGTGCCCACGCCCACAGTCACTCCGAGAAAGCTGGAGCCTGCGAGCGCCCCGCTCCGGGAGGGACAGGCTCCAGTGAGAAGAGACTCAAGCCTTGAGGGAAAGTCGGATCCATTTTTCCAGGGGCACTGTCGGTCCCGACCGGCCCTACACGGATTGAAGACCATGCCCCTCCAGCCCCTCCTCGAAGAGATCTCGCGCCATCACTTCCCGAATCCTCCCGCCACTCCAGAAGAGATCGACGAGTTCGAGCGGCGGGTCGGCTGGCGGCTGGATCCCGATCTGCGGGCCTTCTACCTGCATTGCAACGGGGGAAAGGGCCGTCCCTACCGCGCCCTTCACTTCTTGCCCACCCACGATCGATGTTCGTATCCCTGGTATCGGTATCCGCGAGATCAAGTTCAGCCCATGAGCACCAACGACTTCTTGGAAGACCTTCGAAAGCGGTGGGTCGAGAGCTGCACGAGCAGCGACGTCGGCCTGTGGTGGATCGCAGACGATGTTCGCCAACTCAGGCCGGAAGCATCGGAGAATGAGGTCCGCGCAGAAACCTTGCGTGCGCTTCGCCCCCTCTTGAACCAAGGCCTGTTCCGAGCGGCCAATCTCCTACCAGGGGGCTCATACCAACTATGGGAGGGCTCTGTTGAAGAGCAACTGATGAGGATCGACACGGAATGGGCCACACTCGGGCGACCTCCTGATATCGGAGGCATCGTCTGGTTCATCGGTGCCCGCTGAGCAGCAACCCCGAAAGCAGCGCACGTGGGGACTGGCTGCTTCGAGGGCGGCCTGAGACAGCCTGGAGTTGATGGGCACGCCGTTGTCGAGCACGAGCACGATGGGTCGTCGCGTGCGCCGGGCCCGTTGTTCCAATTGCGCCAGCAAAGGCAGGAACAGCGCCGTGGTGGCTGTCTTGGGCTGGTGCGTAAAGAGGAACTGCCGGGTGGGGAAGCGGACGGCTCCGCACACGTCTGGAGTTCCGCAAGCACGAGGATCGCGGTGATGGAGACGGGCGCTCGCAGTTCCTGCGCTTGGCTGTCCAGCGAGTGCGTGGCCAGTCCATCCGCGATGAAGCGTGCCCCTTCGATGGCACATCTCACCTCGGCCAGCGCAGCGGACAGGCTGATGGCCTTCTTCGGCCTTATCCCACTGGAGGGGCGAGATTGTCCGAACCGATGGGGGCCTACAGTGGCAGCGGCATGCCCCCCATCAGCCCGGATTCATGAGCTGTCAGGCCCTTCAGGTAATTGTTCAGAATGGTCATGCCGAAGAGGGCCGGCGCCAGGAGGAATCTCCATTGAAGCTGCGCTCGACGGTGCTGGTCGCGATTCTCGCCGGTTGCTCCACGACTCATGGGACGGGCGGGTCTGGTTCCGACTCATCACCAGGGGTCCAACCCGCGACGAGGAAAGAGCTGCCCTGGATTCCAGTGCTCGGCGGGCGGATGAAGACGACTCTCTTCTATGGTCCGTGGCAGTGCAGGCAGGAGTTCATGCGAACGTGCCAGCGGGAGTGCGCACGGATCATGGGCTGCATGTGGCTGGCCGACATCAAGCTGGATTGGGAAGGGCGCCTCGTCGCGCCACCGCTCCCCGTCAAAGCTGGCAGCCGCTACGGCATCTTCCACTGCTGCTGCGAGGACTATCCCAAGTTGTCGCCGGACAAGAAAGAGGTTGAGCGGAAGAGGTGGGAGAACTTCCGAACCTCCTTCCGGAAGGACTGGAGCAAGAAGTTCGGAGACTGGCCCGAAGAGGAGGGCGTGGCTTGGCCCGGGCACCACATCCGGGACCTTCATCATGGCGGCGACCCGGTGGATCCCAGCAACATCATTCCCGTCGAGCCGGGCGTGCACAACGTCCTCAACAAGGCGTACCCCGCCTGCTACGGAGGTCTGGCGCCCTGGAATACAGTGGGGCCCCATCTGCCCTACTCGGACAACTGACGATGGCCACGCCCATGAGCAGCCTGCTCGAAGAGGTCTCCCGCGAGCACTTCCCGTATCCGCCCGCCGCACCCGACGAGATCGATGCGTTCGAGCGCCGGGTGGGCTGGAAGTTGGATCCGGACCTGCGCGCCTTCTACCTGCACTGCAATGGAGCGGAGTTGATCGAGCGATTGCCGGACACTCCGTACCGCGTCCTCCCGCTGCACAAGATCGTCCGAGCGCGGGTGGCCATCTACGGAGAGGATGACGACAAGTGGGGGTCGGCCTCGGTGTACGCGCTCTGCGATGTCCAGGACGGCAACTACGTGCTGGTGGACGTGGCCCGACAGGAGAATGGTCGCTATCCCCTGTTCGATGGGGACCACGAAGCGTGGCCGGACCCGGCCTACTGTAAGCAGGTCGCCAGTTCCTTTTCGGAGTTTCTGGAGCAGGTGCTGCGCACCCGGCGTGGCCTCTACTGGTTGGGGGCTTGAGAGGTGCGCAGCAACACTGCAATTGACGGAGGCCAATCTGCGGATGCTTCTTGCCAAAGAGAACGCAGAGCACGTTGTAGGCTTCGAGGGTGGCGTTGATCTCAGCCAGTACCCCGTAGCGAGGAAGTGCCTCCCGAGAGCTGGCAAGAGCAGGTCAAGGGTAGGTGCAGGAAGACCGTGACCGCTGCCGAACGTGGTCGTGTCGTCATGCGCCGCCCTCTTGTTTCGGCGCTTTCGAAGCGGGCCTTCTCGGTGCTTCCGCAGCTTGCGCCCCAGCTTCGCTTAGAGGTCTAGATCGGCCGGAGGCCGGCCGGAACGCTTCGCCGTCTTGAGCAGCCCGTGGAGGGCTACGGCATGATCGAGAAGTTCGATGACCGGTGGAACCGTGAGCATGACCCCACGGGCGTCCTGGGGATCGAGTCCGTTCAGAAGGCGCTGAAGGTTCCGGCAGGCCTCCGTACAGGCGATGAGTTCAGCAGCATGATCACTCGCCGGGAACCACGATTCATCCCGGTCAGGCTGCGCCGCATCGTAGATTCCGGTCTTCTCCATGGTGTTTCTCTCTCTAACGTCGGCACCGGGGGTTTCCCAAGAAGGGAACATTGGTGCGCTCTACGCCTCCAAGTGGGGAAGAGGACGCCAGAAACCAAGAGTGCCTGGCACCAGGAGCCCATGTTGTAGTTTTCCGGGTCGGCCTCGAACCGCTTGAGTTGCTCCATGGCCGCTCGGAGCGTGCTGGCCCGGGTGCTGATCTTGTAGTTCCGCCCGTTGATCATCCGGCGGATGACGTAGACCTCCATCGTCCTCGACCTTCACAGGGGAGAACGTGCGGGTGGGTTGACCGTATTTTCCCCACGGCGCTCAGCGGGCAAAAAAAGAAGGGCCTCGAACCGGAGTTCAAGGCCCTGAAATCTCTTCGAATTTCTGTGCCCAGGGGCGGAATCGAACCACCGACACGGGGATTTTCAGTCCCCTGCTCTACCGACTGAGCTACCTGGGCGAACGGCCGCTGCGAGAAGCAGCGCCGATTTACGAGGACTCCTCGGTCCCGTCAAGCCCGTTCTCGCCCTTCCCTCTTCGCCCCCCCTTCCGCCTGGCCGCCTGCCCCCCCTTCCCGCCTTGGCGGAAGCCGCGTACTCCCTGTGCCAGGAAGTCTCGTCCCGGACATCAGAGGAGCCCCCCTTTGGCGAGGTTCGTGTGAGCTGGCTCAACTACCACCACCTGCTCTACTTCTGGACCGTGGCCCGCGCGGGCTCCCTCGCCAAGGCCGGCGAGGAGCTCCACCTCGCCCAGCCCACCATCAGCAGCCAGATCAAGCTCCTCGAGGAGTCCCTTGGCCACAAGCTCTTCGAGCGCCAGGGCCGCAAGCTCGTCCTCACCGACGTCGGCCGCACCGTCATGCGCTACGCCGATGAAATCTTCCGCCTCGGCAATGAGCTGAAGAACGTCGTCGGCGGCCTCCCCCCGGGCCAGCAGCTCCGCCTGCACGTGGGCGTCGCCGACGTCCTGCCCAAGGTCGTCGCCGAGCGTCTGCTCCAGCCCGCCCTCGACGCAGGCCCCCTGCGCCTGGTGTGCCGGGAGGGCCCCCTGCCCCAGCTCCTCTCCGCGCTCGCCCTGCACGAACTCGACGTCGTGCTCGCCGATGCCCCCAGCCACGAGCCCGTCAGCGTCCGGACCTTCAACCACCTGCTGGGCAAGTGTGGCGTCTCCTTCTTCGCGGCCGCCCCCCATGCCTATCTGCGGAAGGACTTTCCCCGCTCCCTGGACGGCGCCCCCATGCTCCTCTCCTCCGAGACCAGCTCCATCCGCCAGGCCCTGGACCGGTGGTTCGAGACCCAAGGCGTTCACCCCTCCGTCGCCGGCGACTTCGACGACAGTGCCCTCCTCATGGCCTTTGGCCAGCGCGGGCTCGGCGTCTTCGCCATGCCCTCTGCCATCGAGTCCGAGATCGTCCGCCAGTTCGACGTGTCCGTCGTCGGCCGCACCCAGGAAGTCGAGTCCTGCTTCTACGCCATCACCGTGGAGCGCAAGCTGCGCCACCCCGCCGTCGTCGCCATCGCCGAGGCCGCCCGCTCGAGCCTCTTCGGCACCTGACCCCCCAGGCCGCGTTCAGGCCCGGAAGACCTCGACCCCCGCCACCACGGTGGCCAGCACCCGGGCATCCAGCAGCGCCCGGGCCTCCCCCTCCACCGGATCCACCGAGAGCGCCACGAAGTCCGCGTCCATCCCAGGCATGAGCCGCCCGCGCCGCCCCTCCGCGAACGAGGCCCACGCGGCCCCCCCCGTGAAGCCTTCCAGGGCCTCCTCGGCCGTGAGCCGCTCGTGGGGCCACCAGCCTCCCTCGGGCTGGCCCGCCGCGTCCTGCCGCGTCCGCGCCGCGTACAGCCCCGCCAGCACGTCCGGGTTCTCGATGGGAAAGTCACTGCCCAGCGCCAGGCACGCCCCTGCGTCCTTCAGGCTGCGCCAAGCGTAGGCTCCCGCCAGCCGCTCCCGGCCGAGCCTCGCCTCCGCCCACCCCATGTCGCTCGTGGCATGCGTGGGCTGCACGCTGGCCACCAGCCCCGCCGCCCCCAGCCGCTGGATGTCCTCCCGCCGGAGGATCTGCGCGTGCTCCACCCGGTGGCGCAGGCCCCGCGTCCCCGTCTCCTCCGCGCACTTGAGCAGCACCTCCACCACCAGCGTGTTCGCCCGATCCCCGATGGCGTGAATGCACACCTGGAAGCCCCGCGCCATGAAGGCCCTCGCCCGCGCCTCCAGCTCCTGGGGCGACAGCAGCAACAGGCCCCGCTGCCCGGGCTCGTCGCTGTAGGGCGCGTGCAGCGCCGCCCCCCGCGAGCCGAGCGCCCCATCCGCCAGCAGCTTCACCCCGCGCATCGTCAACATCCGCCCCTCGTGGGGCCCCTGCTCCAGGTACGCGTGGCGCTGCGCCCCCTGACCGGCCGCCATCGCGTACACCCGCAGCGGCAG
Protein-coding sequences here:
- a CDS encoding SMI1/KNR4 family protein, whose translation is MPLQPLLEEISRHHFPNPPATPEEIDEFERRVGWRLDPDLRAFYLHCNGGKGRPYRALHFLPTHDRCSYPWYRYPRDQVQPMSTNDFLEDLRKRWVESCTSSDVGLWWIADDVRQLRPEASENEVRAETLRALRPLLNQGLFRAANLLPGGSYQLWEGSVEEQLMRIDTEWATLGRPPDIGGIVWFIGAR
- a CDS encoding amidohydrolase, encoding MKTTLYVAERVRTLDAARPVAQALAVRGDKVLAVGSRAEVRAAAGPDAREVDLGAAILVPGLVDAHAHLAGLGLSLTTARLEGAASVQEVVRRLEAAPDTCFQGDWLLGKGWDQNAWPGRAFPGRAELDARFASTPVCLTRVDHHASWVNGEALRRAGIGRETVDPDGGLIVRDAAGEPTGVLIDNAMDLVTAVLPEPTNAQRETRLRVALERCAQVGLTGVHDAGMDLESFQTLREWDAAGQLPLRVYAMAAGQGAQRHAYLEQGPHEGRMLTMRGVKLLADGALGSRGAALHAPYSDEPGQRGLLLLSPQELEARARAFMARGFQVCIHAIGDRANTLVVEVLLKCAEETGTRGLRHRVEHAQILRREDIQRLGAAGLVASVQPTHATSDMGWAEARLGRERLAGAYAWRSLKDAGACLALGSDFPIENPDVLAGLYAARTRQDAAGQPEGGWWPHERLTAEEALEGFTGGAAWASFAEGRRGRLMPGMDADFVALSVDPVEGEARALLDARVLATVVAGVEVFRA
- the nhaR gene encoding transcriptional activator NhaR, translated to MSWLNYHHLLYFWTVARAGSLAKAGEELHLAQPTISSQIKLLEESLGHKLFERQGRKLVLTDVGRTVMRYADEIFRLGNELKNVVGGLPPGQQLRLHVGVADVLPKVVAERLLQPALDAGPLRLVCREGPLPQLLSALALHELDVVLADAPSHEPVSVRTFNHLLGKCGVSFFAAAPHAYLRKDFPRSLDGAPMLLSSETSSIRQALDRWFETQGVHPSVAGDFDDSALLMAFGQRGLGVFAMPSAIESEIVRQFDVSVVGRTQEVESCFYAITVERKLRHPAVVAIAEAARSSLFGT
- a CDS encoding SMI1/KNR4 family protein, translated to MATPMSSLLEEVSREHFPYPPAAPDEIDAFERRVGWKLDPDLRAFYLHCNGAELIERLPDTPYRVLPLHKIVRARVAIYGEDDDKWGSASVYALCDVQDGNYVLVDVARQENGRYPLFDGDHEAWPDPAYCKQVASSFSEFLEQVLRTRRGLYWLGA